In Lates calcarifer isolate ASB-BC8 linkage group LG4, TLL_Latcal_v3, whole genome shotgun sequence, a genomic segment contains:
- the otol1a gene encoding otolin-1-A, whose protein sequence is MPSLRLIFLTTLLVVLMAVLTSSARTTRWPKPQSTKKPPRAGGSGGGYGRTTTTTMSPSSSLHTDETTEVMMDAYSLSPTDSTTYPSDTYPTEFHTDAIAPPGNTHGNYTLDYNECFFNFCECCPPERGPVGPMGERGLPGPPGERGPPGLPGERGETGPRGPPGPAGLPGANGLNGDIGDKGDPGPVGLPGIPGIPGKPGEKGDPGPRGEKGERGFTGLKGDPGERGEPGLNGTKGSIGREGPMGPPGIPGTKGQKGEQGLTGECLPGEKGEKGDLGERGPPGLRGETGPPGVNGTDGAKGERGEPGSPGGKGDTGARGPPGPPGGRGMMGLRGERGPKGSRGARGPKGSPGESVEQVRSAFSVGLFPSRSFPPPGAPVKFDKVLYNGEGHWDPTLNKFNVTYSGVYLFSYHITVRNRPVRAALVVNGIRRLRTRDSLYGQDIDQASNLALLQLTEGDQVWLETLRDWNGIYSSTEDDSTFSGFLLYPDSKAKPDPVENL, encoded by the exons ATGCCATCCCTTCGCCTTATCTTCCTCACCACTCTCCTTGTGGTCCTGATGGCCGTGCTGACCTCCAGTGCCAGAACCACACGCTGGCCCAAACCTCAGAGCACCAAGAAGCCCCCTCGAGCCGGGGGCAGTGGTGGAGGATATGGACGGACCACCACCACGACCATGTCCCCTTCCAGCAGCCTGCACACAGATGAGACAACTGAGGTCATGATGGACGCTTACTCCTTGTCCCCAACGGACAGTACCACCTACCCCAGCGACACTTATCCCACTGAGTTCCACACCGATGCCATAGCACCCCCTGGGAACACCCATGGAAACTATACCCTTGACTACAACGAATGCTTCTTCAACTTCTGTGAGTGCTGTCCACCAGAAAGAGGCCCTGTTGGGCCcatgggagagagagggttgCCGGGACCACCAGGAGAGAGGGGCCCTCCAG ggttgccaggagagaggggagaaacaGGGCCAAGAGGACCTCCAGGACCAGCAGGACTACCTGGAGCCAATGGACTCAATGGCGACATAG GTGATAAAGGCGATCCAGGACCTGTGGGTCTTCCTGGTATCCCTGGGATCCCAGGAAAACCAGGAGAAAAAG GTGATCCTGGCcccagaggagagaaaggtgaACGTGGCTTCACTGGTCTGAAAGGAGACCcgggagaaagaggagagccTGGCCTGAATGGGACTAAGGGCAGCATTGGGAGAGAGGGGCCTATGGGGCCCCCAGGGATACCTGGGACAAAGGGTCAGAAAGGTGAACAAGGACTAACAGGCGAGTGTTTACCAggtgagaaaggagagaaaggtgACTTGGGCGAGCGTGGGCCCCCTGGTCTGAGAGGTGAGACGGGCCCCCCAGGAGTCAATGGAACCGACGGTGcgaagggggagagaggggagccAGGGTCTCCAGGTGGGAAGGGGGACACTGGGGCGAGAGGGCCCCCAGGACCTCCTGGAGGGAGGGGTATGATGGGGCTGAGGGGCGAAAGGGGGCCCAAAGGTAGTCGTGGGGCTAGGGGCCCTAAAGGCTCACCAGGTGAGAGTGTGGAGCAAGTTCGCTCTGCCTTCAGTGTGGGGCTGTTCCCCAGCAGGTCCTTCCCTCCACCCGGGGCGCCTGTGAAGTTTGATAAGGTGCTTTACAATGGGGAGGGGCACTGGGACCCAACACTTAACAAGTTCAACGTCACCTACTCAGGGGTGTACTTATTCAGTTACCACATCACTGTGCGCAACCGGCCTGTACGTGCTGCCCTGGTGGTTAATGGGATACGGAGGCTGCGGACTCGGGATTCTCTGTACGGCCAAGACATCGATCAGGCCTCCAATCTTGCGCTGCTGCAGCTGACTGAAGGCGACCAGGTGTGGCTGGAGACACTGAGAGATTGGAACGGAATTTACTCCAGCACTGAGGACGACAGCACTTTCTCCGGCTTCTTGCTTTACCCAGACTCAAAGGCCAAACCTGATCCTGTTGAaaacctgtga